A single Montipora foliosa isolate CH-2021 chromosome 7, ASM3666993v2, whole genome shotgun sequence DNA region contains:
- the LOC138010730 gene encoding uncharacterized protein has product MWSTELQELREQFRMTQFRLLYSNAGDFAETPWFGVPVILVYRVLVALYCIAWIIYSGFYPSNGHEKWFIYLTNWSFLFVTAYFTLSSLITGLYYKDECKQGEYEMGNPEPIPLKHHYGISRSSDIDSREKSREEIHGPCDKRESRDVTRDMDRSRLELKASINPLNVMEEIPMSWFHEVLWIIYNIAANTALLVTVTNCDYVGQQVDGLIITTQIINTVFILLETLLGTVPVRLFHVIYPMLFSIVYIMFTVVFWATNSNNASGQPFIYSVLDYSGHPRKSIGAVLGFIFLGHPLAQLALFIIFRIRNFLTRKLSKKLIW; this is encoded by the coding sequence TGGTTTGGCGTCCCTGTGATCCTCGTTTATCGTGTACTGGTCGCTTTGTACTGCATTGCTTGGATAATCTACAGTGGCTTTTACCCATCAAATGGACATGAAAAATGGTTTATTTACCTGACGAATTGGAGCTTCCTGTTTGTCACAGCGTACTTCACTCTTTCCAGCTTGATAACTGGCCTCTACTACAAAGATGAATGTAAACAAGGAGAGTATGAAATGGGCAACCCCGAGCCAATTCCATTGAAACATCACTATGGAATATCACGGTCCTCAGATATAGACTCACGCGAAAAGTCTCGCGAGGAGATCCATGGACCATGTGATAAAAGAGAAAGTCGAGATGTCACTCGGGATATGGATCGGAGCCGTTTAGAGCTGAAGGCATCCATTAATCCCTTAAACGTTATGGAGGAGATTCCCATGTCATGGTTTCATGAAGTGTTATGGATAATTTACAACATCGCTGCTAATACCGCGTTGCTTGTAACTGTAACGAATTGTGATTATGTCGGCCAGCAGGTCGATGGACTCATAATTACCACACAGATAATAAAcactgtttttattttgctggAAACTTTGCTTGGAACAGTCCCTGTGCGATTGTTTCATGTCATTTATCCAATGCTCTTTAGCATTGTTTATATCATGTTTACTGTCGTGTTTTGGGCAACAAATAGCAACAACGCTTCAGGACAACCATTTATTTACTCGGTACTTGATTACAGTGGACATCCACGCAAAAGTATTGGTGCTGTATTAGGATTTATCTTTCTCGGTCATCCATTGGCTCAACTTgctttgtttattatttttcgGATTCGAAATTTTTTGACACGAAAACTGAGCAAAAAGTTAATTTGGTAG